A part of Desulfotomaculum nigrificans DSM 574 genomic DNA contains:
- a CDS encoding DUF192 domain-containing protein, whose product MANTFLTSLRGLLGRSEMPKNTCLILTPCRQVHTFFMRFPIGAVFLNKQGVVLHKEVLKPWRVSKFVKDAEMVVEVEPGALKKSM is encoded by the coding sequence ATCGCCAACACCTTTTTAACCAGCCTCAGAGGGCTTCTGGGGCGGTCTGAGATGCCAAAAAACACATGTCTTATACTCACCCCTTGCCGTCAAGTACACACCTTTTTTATGCGGTTTCCCATCGGGGCGGTATTCCTTAATAAGCAGGGAGTGGTGCTGCATAAAGAGGTACTGAAACCCTGGCGGGTTAGTAAGTTTGTCAAGGATGCGGAAATGGTGGTTGAGGTGGAACCCGGTGCGTTAAAAAAATCAATGTAG
- a CDS encoding RNA-guided endonuclease InsQ/TnpB family protein codes for MIFNRKIRLIVTDEQARILDSQSKKCNWLYNQLLAIARDDYINNGNSKKLLSGRNLRNQVPILKQDNPFLKTVHSSPLKNVALRLKDAYMRSFKQGNGLPKFRAWKKKWFSLLYDEPNKGFRINGRELKLSLGTNKEGKRLYITLALEDAPASPESTIKNLRITKDHKAYYAVFCIEKPDKKPAKRLKWIALDPNHKNLMVGINQDGVSYEFKNLTQIKYWDKVIDRLKSKRDVCLRKAKFIETYEGRGYWQPSKRWLRINKALDKAYNARREQIKQGLYAIANRLAKTYDLVLMGDYTPTLETAKYDNMHRSMLNQTAIAKARKIIAWVMEKSGKHFKEVAEEGTTKTCSFCGHEEKKDPTVRVFTCPNCQTTLSRDINSAINIAKKENLLPCLGYVEDLSRTTYTVAWDYTRCNLMVQMN; via the coding sequence TTGATATTCAACCGAAAGATAAGGCTAATCGTAACAGACGAACAAGCAAGAATACTAGACTCCCAATCCAAGAAATGCAACTGGCTGTACAACCAGCTTTTAGCTATAGCAAGAGATGACTATATTAACAATGGCAACAGTAAAAAACTCCTATCCGGCCGGAATTTAAGAAACCAGGTGCCAATACTAAAGCAAGATAACCCATTTCTTAAGACAGTCCATTCCTCACCTCTAAAAAATGTTGCCCTGCGGTTAAAGGATGCTTACATGCGGTCCTTTAAGCAGGGTAACGGCCTACCCAAATTCCGAGCGTGGAAAAAGAAGTGGTTTTCCCTTTTGTATGACGAACCAAACAAAGGCTTTAGAATTAACGGCCGAGAACTAAAACTAAGCCTTGGCACCAATAAAGAAGGCAAAAGGCTTTATATCACCCTGGCCCTGGAAGATGCCCCGGCGTCCCCGGAGAGCACAATCAAAAACCTACGCATTACAAAAGATCATAAAGCCTATTATGCAGTCTTTTGTATTGAAAAGCCGGATAAAAAACCGGCTAAAAGATTAAAATGGATAGCCTTAGACCCAAACCACAAAAACCTGATGGTAGGTATTAACCAAGATGGTGTTAGTTATGAGTTTAAGAACTTGACTCAAATTAAATACTGGGACAAAGTAATTGACCGGTTGAAATCGAAAAGGGATGTCTGTCTACGTAAAGCAAAGTTTATTGAAACCTACGAAGGCAGAGGCTATTGGCAGCCCAGTAAGCGTTGGCTGAGGATAAATAAGGCTTTGGATAAGGCCTATAATGCCCGGCGAGAACAGATTAAGCAGGGATTATATGCAATCGCTAACCGGCTGGCCAAAACCTATGATTTAGTTCTTATGGGTGATTATACCCCCACCTTGGAAACAGCTAAATATGATAATATGCACCGTTCGATGCTAAACCAGACAGCCATTGCTAAAGCCAGGAAAATTATTGCCTGGGTCATGGAGAAGTCCGGCAAGCATTTTAAAGAGGTAGCAGAGGAAGGAACCACTAAAACCTGTTCCTTCTGTGGCCATGAAGAAAAGAAGGACCCAACGGTGCGGGTCTTTACCTGCCCTAACTGTCAGACGACACTTAGCAGGGACATAAATAGTGCTATCAATATAGCCAAAAAAGAAAATTTATTGCCGTGCCTCGGCTATGTGGAAGACTTAAGTCGTACCACGTACACTGTGGCCTGGGATTACACTAGGTGTAACCTGATGGTGCAGATGAATTAA
- a CDS encoding DUF6338 family protein — MQVLKPDTIYLILLLVLPGLLSQSVFNSMVSTKHKQEKNIYNAILHSMIIYVLVYPFVVLILGVNIVSVESISKLVTINRWAPLITVAVMVVASCGWGVLFVEEYRQKDAYFWIVAKTKVEGQDGLIDGFIEGSVEKVAVEQDPREIYLTKVSYLDHKRNVVLSLPENAGVVLKVDEHEVVEITTIPKDQE; from the coding sequence ATGCAGGTATTAAAACCAGATACTATTTATCTCATCCTATTGCTGGTTCTCCCGGGACTATTGAGTCAAAGTGTCTTTAATTCCATGGTTTCCACCAAACACAAGCAGGAGAAGAATATATACAATGCAATTCTTCACAGCATGATAATCTATGTTTTAGTTTATCCTTTTGTCGTACTGATTTTAGGAGTAAATATCGTAAGTGTAGAGTCTATAAGTAAACTAGTTACCATAAACCGGTGGGCTCCACTTATAACCGTGGCGGTCATGGTTGTTGCGAGCTGTGGCTGGGGAGTGTTGTTTGTGGAGGAATACCGGCAAAAGGATGCATATTTTTGGATTGTAGCAAAGACGAAAGTTGAGGGTCAGGACGGGCTAATCGATGGATTTATTGAGGGCAGTGTAGAAAAGGTTGCTGTAGAACAGGATCCCCGGGAAATTTACCTAACAAAGGTATCGTACTTGGATCACAAAAGGAACGTTGTTTTATCGCTTCCGGAGAATGCCGGGGTGGTGCTGAAGGTAGATGAGCACGAAGTTGTTGAAATAACAACTATTCCAAAGGATCAGGAATAA
- a CDS encoding PD-(D/E)XK nuclease family transposase, which yields MNWKFIFYFRITKSIEAKTQTKGPLEEWLLYFNNIAGEEMEAIAMGNPGIRKAMTIEQIFFKNQQERRLYELREKAARDEISMISGARAEGRAEGEAKGQREAICKYLEVRFPESSTLQAEVKRITDVVVLDKIINKIYTANSLDEAAAIVREATESRGRFS from the coding sequence ATGAATTGGAAATTTATTTTTTATTTTAGAATTACCAAAAGTATTGAGGCTAAAACGCAGACCAAAGGACCCCTGGAAGAATGGCTGCTGTACTTCAATAATATTGCAGGAGAAGAAATGGAGGCGATCGCCATGGGAAACCCCGGCATTCGTAAGGCCATGACCATTGAGCAGATATTCTTTAAGAATCAGCAAGAGCGCCGTCTGTATGAGCTGCGGGAGAAGGCTGCCAGAGACGAAATTTCTATGATAAGCGGCGCTAGGGCTGAAGGAAGGGCTGAGGGAGAGGCAAAAGGTCAAAGGGAGGCCATCTGCAAATACTTGGAGGTCAGGTTCCCTGAATCATCCACCCTGCAAGCAGAAGTAAAAAGAATAACTGATGTGGTAGTCTTGGATAAAATCATTAACAAAATCTACACTGCCAATAGCCTGGATGAAGCAGCAGCTATCGTCAGAGAGGCAACCGAATCAAGGGGACGGTTCTCTTGA
- a CDS encoding IS607 family transposase, which produces MYSIQEAAKLLGVSISTMRRWEKEGKIKPIRTQGGHRRYTLEELSQIKPLQYDTKLTIAYCRVSSSDQKEDLQRQIENVSQYCTAKGYSFKVITDIGSGLNYNKKGLKELLHLVQSNKLERIVVNYKDRLIRFGYEIIEQICEFHGVTIEIINHTEDKTYEQELVEDILSIITVFSSRLYGSRSHKQKKDSKRGRKVV; this is translated from the coding sequence ATGTATTCAATTCAAGAAGCAGCAAAACTACTGGGAGTATCAATATCAACCATGCGGAGGTGGGAAAAAGAAGGGAAGATTAAACCTATCAGAACACAGGGTGGACATAGGAGATATACCTTAGAGGAATTATCCCAAATAAAGCCCCTGCAATACGATACAAAACTAACCATAGCCTACTGCCGGGTGTCTTCCTCCGACCAAAAAGAAGATTTACAAAGACAGATAGAAAACGTATCACAGTATTGTACGGCCAAGGGATATTCCTTCAAAGTTATCACTGATATAGGCAGTGGTCTAAACTACAACAAAAAAGGGCTTAAAGAACTACTGCATCTGGTTCAATCAAACAAGTTAGAACGGATTGTAGTAAATTATAAGGATAGGTTAATTCGCTTTGGCTACGAGATAATCGAGCAAATCTGCGAATTTCATGGTGTCACTATCGAGATTATCAATCATACCGAAGATAAAACATATGAGCAAGAATTAGTAGAAGATATATTATCAATAATCACAGTATTTAGCAGTAGATTATATGGCAGCAGAAGCCACAAGCAAAAAAAAGATTCAAAAAGAGGCCGCAAAGTGGTTTAA
- a CDS encoding PG0541 family transporter-associated protein — translation MKLLFIIYDVDFDEDVMEMLNSLGITGFTKWDRVLGKGKNSEPRLDNPVWPGFKCAVAAVISDDDQERTLEDLKKFSLRLDGKGFKVFVLPVLTVI, via the coding sequence ATGAAGCTGCTTTTTATTATCTATGACGTGGATTTTGACGAGGACGTAATGGAGATGCTCAATTCACTGGGGATCACGGGCTTTACCAAATGGGACAGGGTACTGGGTAAAGGGAAAAACAGTGAGCCCAGGCTGGACAATCCGGTATGGCCGGGGTTCAAGTGTGCCGTGGCGGCGGTAATCAGCGATGACGATCAAGAAAGGACGTTAGAAGACCTTAAGAAATTTTCCTTACGGCTTGACGGTAAGGGCTTTAAGGTCTTTGTGCTGCCGGTTTTAACGGTTATTTAA
- a CDS encoding efflux RND transporter permease subunit yields the protein MSGTPPGVSVSFGGEVEEQQKAFKDLSLLLVLGIVLVYMVMASLYGNLRDPLIVMLAVPFGLSGVFYAFYFTNTTLSLISFMGIIMLTGIVVKNAIILLDYTHLLQNRGQPLLEAIIHAGRNRLRPILMTTTATFFGMLPLAISRGVGAEIWNPLGITMMGGLAVSTLVTLVLIPTVYCLFEEKRLQKAAVIQNVNGKLS from the coding sequence ATATCTGGTACACCGCCGGGTGTTTCAGTCAGCTTCGGCGGAGAAGTTGAAGAACAACAAAAGGCCTTTAAGGACCTCAGCCTGTTGCTGGTCCTGGGAATTGTCCTTGTTTACATGGTTATGGCCTCGCTGTACGGCAATTTAAGGGATCCGTTAATTGTTATGTTAGCGGTACCTTTTGGATTGAGTGGTGTGTTTTACGCATTTTACTTCACTAATACAACCTTAAGCTTAATTTCTTTCATGGGCATAATCATGTTGACAGGAATTGTAGTAAAAAACGCTATTATTTTGCTTGACTATACCCACCTGTTGCAAAATAGAGGTCAGCCTTTGCTGGAAGCAATAATCCATGCCGGACGCAACAGGTTAAGGCCGATTCTGATGACTACCACAGCCACCTTTTTCGGCATGCTGCCGCTGGCCATTTCCAGAGGTGTGGGTGCGGAGATATGGAACCCGCTGGGAATCACCATGATGGGAGGGCTGGCCGTGTCAACCCTGGTCACCCTGGTGCTGATTCCAACAGTTTACTGCCTGTTTGAGGAGAAAAGACTCCAAAAGGCGGCCGTCATTCAAAATGTAAACGGAAAGCTCTCCTGA
- a CDS encoding stalk domain-containing protein translates to MLARYQKLLERIKAALPDSKIVVQSVLLTRNPAWNDYIRPLNTGLAQLCRQMDLVFLDHNPALTEGDRLAARLTGDGIHLRQAGYDLLADNIRRYLESPVVVKYRGRLVFSRLGSSQGQPEVLVNLRSFARATGGTVQWSNGQAGLIKGGRGFSWTVGQKVAVLDGKELVLDVPPAVVNNSLYVPLNPLAEALGYTVNSAADNKTFNIM, encoded by the coding sequence ATACTGGCCCGCTATCAAAAGCTGTTGGAGAGAATCAAAGCAGCCTTACCTGACAGTAAAATTGTAGTGCAGTCGGTGCTTTTAACCCGCAATCCCGCATGGAACGATTATATCCGACCTCTTAATACAGGGCTGGCCCAACTGTGCCGGCAAATGGATCTGGTTTTCCTGGATCACAACCCGGCATTGACCGAAGGCGATAGGCTGGCGGCGCGGTTAACCGGTGACGGTATTCATTTAAGACAGGCCGGGTATGATTTGTTGGCTGATAACATCAGAAGGTATCTGGAAAGCCCGGTGGTGGTGAAATACCGGGGCCGGCTGGTTTTCTCCCGTCTTGGCAGTTCCCAGGGGCAGCCGGAGGTGCTGGTGAATTTAAGGTCCTTTGCCCGGGCCACCGGGGGGACGGTGCAGTGGTCCAACGGACAGGCCGGGCTGATCAAAGGGGGCCGGGGATTTAGTTGGACGGTTGGCCAGAAAGTGGCTGTGCTGGACGGCAAGGAATTAGTCTTAGATGTACCACCGGCGGTGGTAAATAACAGTTTATATGTACCGCTTAATCCGCTGGCGGAGGCTTTGGGGTACACTGTCAACAGTGCGGCGGATAACAAGACTTTTAATATAATGTAA
- a CDS encoding Uma2 family endonuclease, whose product MVVVLSDRVYTVEDYMKLDDGRRYELIGGELIMVPRPRYKHQKIAGRIFMKIESFLEENPIGEVVQEVDVCLGDEVVAPDVLFISRDRLDIIGELNVQGAPDLVIEILSPATASYDKKQKSRLYFKHGVKEYWLVDPDVKFVDVYAAGEKEWRWMGAFDQEDVLTTALLPGLEISLAEVFKGLKRE is encoded by the coding sequence ATGGTAGTGGTTTTATCGGACAGGGTTTACACCGTTGAAGATTATATGAAACTGGATGACGGAAGGCGGTATGAGCTGATCGGGGGGGAATTAATTATGGTACCACGGCCAAGATATAAACATCAGAAAATAGCAGGCAGAATTTTTATGAAGATTGAAAGCTTCTTGGAAGAAAATCCAATTGGTGAAGTGGTACAGGAGGTTGACGTTTGCTTAGGGGACGAGGTTGTAGCTCCTGATGTTTTATTTATCTCCCGAGACCGCCTTGATATTATCGGAGAACTAAACGTCCAGGGTGCTCCGGATTTGGTAATTGAGATTTTATCCCCGGCCACAGCCTCCTATGACAAAAAGCAAAAAAGCCGGTTATACTTTAAACACGGGGTAAAGGAATATTGGCTGGTGGACCCGGATGTCAAGTTTGTTGATGTTTATGCAGCAGGTGAAAAGGAATGGCGCTGGATGGGTGCCTTTGACCAAGAAGATGTTTTAACCACAGCCCTTTTGCCGGGGTTGGAAATAAGCCTGGCAGAAGTTTTCAAGGGATTGAAAAGAGAGTAG